In the genome of Paracoccus tegillarcae, one region contains:
- a CDS encoding AMP-binding protein: MSQTQTVAADLLFAIRKHEGRPALADDGHELTYGQLGSFAEQFTAHLSQPQVVGIFGAPGIAMAASATACVIHGRPFVHLDPAMPQMVLHNIISELQVTLVIMCQPANAGHLPGDCSTLDALAVLDGIADAPSAALRAGTVAPDDPIYLVATSGTTGRPKCIPVTQDAAYLSYDWRDAFTPYGPGFRVGIYIFAIWEMFRPLRMGAELWFPDPGTLMAPRGLADFLIRHDIDEMLFTPSFYDSFLTAIDRATAAALPLSRVVLNGEVVSDELIAASLDKVSGAALWNLYSICETHDVCMSRLSAPSGGGLVSVGVPMDHLRAVILDEADAPAPTGTPGQLHFEGPRMLGPGYVNRPEETRLRFRNLTIEGRNARLYDTGDQAWLDDDGALHIVGRIAHMLKLRGFSIQTRELTDTMQTRLAFSQAAPWVAEAGRRGKALIFYFAADAAQARINADRWGLQFGTNRIPAALAAELRDVLPSYCVPAYLVQMQAIPLHPVSGKADLRSLPPVTEDAVLGAAAEDAVIAAAALAMGCAPEQIDPALSFHDQGGDSLMCVTLMLELEKTYRRPVDFELAMNVPLHRLDQLLTQQADAPAPTDGFDRPGILLTGATGFLGGHVLARAARDLPMGQVVYCLVRDKRRGARDRLDDVARAHGVASDRYVMVPGTLDAPRFGLEDAAHDALAASVGAVVHCAAMVNMAIGRDDMLDWSARGIDTVLAFCRAAGADLRFTSSSAVFPDRGGPWPEAQAELWDGCTGYGAAKIAAEAAITASRIPSAIVRLPSLYDLDAPNPQDIYEIILAASLRADTFPKDLQFPMTDVTAAAAFLLGEIAGPDAPIYNLIADARVTPSCQNMPPAAEWLKAVDLPPGIARVIKEFPDTLLADAAFAADDAQAIWTRMSNTAFDAICDAPTLMARRRATYHSDPALT; encoded by the coding sequence ATGTCTCAGACCCAGACAGTCGCCGCCGATCTGCTTTTTGCCATCAGAAAGCACGAAGGCCGCCCTGCTCTGGCGGATGACGGGCACGAGTTGACATATGGCCAGTTGGGCAGCTTTGCCGAACAGTTCACCGCGCATCTGAGCCAACCGCAGGTGGTTGGCATTTTCGGGGCGCCGGGCATTGCGATGGCGGCCAGTGCGACCGCCTGCGTGATCCATGGACGGCCGTTTGTGCATCTTGATCCCGCGATGCCGCAGATGGTGCTGCACAATATCATCTCGGAACTGCAGGTGACGCTGGTGATCATGTGTCAGCCAGCAAATGCAGGCCACCTGCCGGGCGATTGCAGCACGCTGGACGCACTTGCGGTGCTGGACGGGATCGCGGACGCGCCATCGGCGGCGCTGCGCGCGGGCACTGTGGCGCCAGATGATCCGATCTATCTGGTCGCGACATCGGGCACGACCGGGCGGCCCAAATGCATCCCCGTCACCCAGGATGCCGCCTATCTTTCCTATGACTGGCGCGATGCATTCACCCCCTATGGTCCCGGGTTCCGCGTGGGCATCTACATCTTTGCCATCTGGGAAATGTTCCGGCCGCTGCGCATGGGCGCAGAGCTTTGGTTCCCCGATCCCGGCACGCTGATGGCGCCACGCGGATTGGCCGATTTCCTGATCCGGCATGACATTGACGAGATGCTGTTCACGCCCTCTTTCTACGACAGCTTCCTGACTGCGATCGACCGTGCCACTGCCGCGGCCCTGCCGCTCAGCCGCGTGGTGTTGAATGGCGAGGTCGTAAGCGACGAGTTGATTGCCGCTTCGCTCGACAAGGTGTCGGGCGCCGCGCTGTGGAATCTGTACAGCATCTGCGAAACCCATGACGTCTGCATGTCACGGCTAAGCGCGCCATCGGGCGGCGGCCTGGTCTCGGTGGGCGTGCCGATGGACCACCTGCGCGCTGTCATACTGGACGAGGCCGACGCCCCTGCCCCGACGGGCACGCCCGGACAGTTGCACTTTGAAGGGCCACGCATGCTGGGCCCCGGCTATGTGAACCGCCCCGAAGAAACGCGGCTGCGGTTTCGCAACCTGACCATCGAGGGGCGCAATGCCCGGCTTTACGACACGGGCGATCAGGCCTGGCTGGATGATGACGGTGCGCTGCATATCGTCGGACGTATCGCACATATGTTGAAGCTGCGCGGCTTTTCCATCCAGACGCGCGAGTTGACCGACACGATGCAAACGCGGCTGGCATTCTCGCAGGCCGCGCCTTGGGTGGCCGAGGCAGGCAGGCGGGGAAAAGCGCTGATCTTTTACTTTGCCGCCGATGCCGCGCAGGCGCGCATCAATGCGGATCGATGGGGTTTGCAGTTCGGCACCAACCGCATCCCCGCCGCCTTGGCGGCAGAGTTGCGGGATGTGCTGCCCAGCTATTGCGTCCCCGCCTATCTGGTCCAGATGCAGGCGATCCCGCTGCACCCCGTATCCGGCAAGGCCGATCTGCGGTCGCTGCCACCCGTGACAGAGGACGCGGTTTTAGGTGCCGCCGCTGAGGACGCCGTGATCGCTGCGGCGGCGCTTGCGATGGGCTGCGCGCCCGAGCAGATCGACCCCGCGCTCAGTTTTCACGATCAGGGCGGCGATTCCCTGATGTGCGTGACCCTGATGCTGGAACTGGAAAAGACCTATCGCAGGCCGGTCGATTTCGAGCTTGCGATGAACGTGCCGCTGCACCGGCTGGATCAGCTGCTGACGCAGCAGGCGGATGCACCGGCCCCGACCGATGGCTTCGACCGTCCCGGCATCTTGCTGACAGGCGCCACCGGCTTTCTGGGCGGGCATGTGCTGGCACGCGCGGCGCGGGATCTGCCAATGGGTCAGGTTGTCTATTGCCTGGTCCGCGACAAGCGGCGCGGCGCGCGCGACCGGCTGGACGATGTGGCCAGGGCGCATGGCGTCGCGTCTGATCGCTATGTCATGGTGCCGGGCACGCTGGACGCGCCGCGCTTTGGGCTGGAAGACGCCGCGCATGACGCGCTGGCCGCATCGGTGGGCGCGGTTGTCCACTGCGCCGCGATGGTCAATATGGCGATTGGCCGGGACGACATGCTGGACTGGTCTGCACGCGGGATCGACACCGTCCTGGCCTTTTGCCGCGCGGCCGGTGCCGATCTGCGGTTCACCTCGTCCAGTGCGGTCTTTCCCGACCGGGGCGGCCCATGGCCCGAAGCTCAGGCAGAGTTGTGGGATGGCTGCACCGGCTACGGCGCGGCCAAGATTGCAGCCGAGGCCGCCATCACGGCCTCGCGCATCCCCTCAGCCATCGTCCGGCTACCCTCGCTTTACGATCTGGATGCGCCAAATCCGCAAGACATCTACGAGATCATCCTGGCCGCGTCCCTTCGCGCAGATACGTTTCCCAAGGATCTGCAATTTCCCATGACCGACGTGACAGCCGCCGCCGCGTTCCTTCTGGGCGAGATAGCGGGGCCGGATGCGCCAATCTATAATCTGATCGCCGACGCGCGCGTGACGCCGTCATGCCAGAACATGCCGCCCGCGGCCGAGTGGCTGAAAGCCGTTGATTTGCCGCCCGGCATCGCCCGCGTGATCAAAGAGTTTCCCGACACATTGCTGGCAGATGCGGCATTCGCGGCGGACGATGCCCAAGCCATCTGGACAAGAATGTCGAACACGGCGTTCGACGCGATCTGTGACGCGCCCACGCTGATGGCGCGGCGCCGCGCGACCTACCACAGCGATCCGGCGTTGACCTGA